From a single Verrucomicrobiia bacterium genomic region:
- a CDS encoding thermonuclease family protein — protein MQNRYVSFIIRFSIVSLFLVAIAFGIAPQFAVRPAPLTPSPTPEPLPTTLSVVPAEATEQARVMRVVDGDTVRIEREGEEKVVRLIGINTPESVDPRKPVQCFGKEASLFATGILQDKEIRMSSDESQQDMDRYGRLLRYIYLLDGTFVNEKLIREGYAQEYTYDRPYVFQAAFRQAQKEAQQANVGLWSGCAAAPTAIPD, from the coding sequence ATGCAAAACCGTTACGTCAGCTTCATCATCCGCTTTTCTATTGTTTCCCTGTTCCTTGTGGCGATTGCTTTTGGCATTGCCCCGCAGTTTGCTGTGCGCCCTGCGCCTCTCACGCCGTCTCCTACTCCCGAGCCCTTGCCTACCACCCTCTCAGTGGTGCCTGCAGAGGCAACCGAGCAAGCGCGGGTGATGCGGGTTGTGGATGGCGATACGGTCCGCATCGAGCGCGAGGGAGAGGAGAAGGTGGTGCGCCTGATCGGTATCAACACGCCGGAAAGCGTGGACCCACGTAAGCCGGTGCAGTGTTTTGGGAAGGAAGCCTCCCTGTTCGCAACGGGTATTCTCCAGGACAAAGAAATCAGAATGTCCTCTGACGAGAGCCAACAGGACATGGACAGGTACGGGCGCCTCCTTCGGTACATCTACTTATTGGATGGCACCTTTGTGAACGAGAAGTTGATCCGTGAAGGTTACGCCCAGGAGTACACCTATGACCGCCCTTACGTATTCCAGGCAGCATTCAGGCAGGCACAAAAAGAGGCCCAACAAGCGAATGTGGGCCTCTGGTCTGGCTGCGCAGCAGCACCTACCGCAATTCCTGACTAA
- a CDS encoding DUF4383 domain-containing protein, which translates to MHKKLAMIFGAIFTLVGILGFIPGVTNDNMLLGIFHVDTLHNLFHLVTGLIGLYLGTSSEGGSKSWFQIFGIIYALLTVLGFVYGEEKILGLIVNNTADTWLHLVLTAALLAVGFGMSDSGDKATA; encoded by the coding sequence ATGCACAAGAAACTCGCAATGATCTTTGGGGCGATATTTACCCTCGTTGGTATCCTCGGATTCATCCCTGGCGTTACCAATGACAATATGTTGCTCGGGATCTTCCATGTGGACACCCTCCACAACCTGTTCCACCTTGTAACCGGTCTTATTGGCCTCTACCTTGGCACATCCAGCGAAGGCGGCTCAAAGAGCTGGTTCCAGATCTTTGGTATCATCTACGCACTCCTTACCGTGCTTGGCTTTGTCTACGGTGAAGAGAAAATCCTTGGCCTGATTGTCAACAACACTGCTGACACTTGGCTCCACCTTGTCCTTACCGCAGCCCTGCTTGCAGTTGGCTTTGGTATGAGCGACAGCGGCGACAAGGCAACTGCCTAA
- a CDS encoding nucleoside-diphosphate kinase has protein sequence MDSNRPQTSVGFGLIKPHAKELLPSLVQRLQGEGLHVIDCSLVDVTREMAEAHYAEHREAEFFPRTVAALAGQQVYRLVLAYNRSDMSAAKKLRTLLGPTNPKLAEPKDIRYLARDEEHMHNNVMHGSDDDAEVVSEEMELWYGPFGESSAYEVFMARAIRFFEQQRQCDE, from the coding sequence TTGGATAGTAATAGACCGCAAACGTCTGTCGGATTTGGGCTCATTAAGCCCCACGCTAAGGAGTTGCTTCCTAGCCTTGTTCAAAGGCTGCAGGGAGAAGGGTTGCACGTTATCGACTGCTCCCTGGTCGATGTGACACGGGAGATGGCTGAGGCACACTACGCCGAGCATAGGGAGGCAGAGTTCTTCCCTAGGACGGTGGCAGCCTTGGCCGGCCAGCAGGTCTATCGGCTGGTTCTTGCCTACAACCGCTCGGACATGAGCGCCGCTAAGAAGCTGCGCACACTCCTGGGGCCAACCAACCCCAAGTTGGCAGAGCCCAAGGACATCCGCTACCTGGCGCGGGATGAAGAGCATATGCACAACAACGTTATGCATGGCTCGGACGACGACGCAGAAGTGGTGTCCGAAGAAATGGAGCTCTGGTATGGGCCATTTGGAGAGAGCTCTGCCTACGAGGTATTCATGGCCCGGGCAATCCGTTTCTTTGAACAGCAGCGCCAGTGTGACGAATAA